The Spirosoma foliorum genome has a window encoding:
- a CDS encoding glycoside hydrolase family 97 protein, with protein sequence MLSIRYLLAAFALASPLSLFAQQPISVSSPDKSITVSVSSNPTGNVLYRVSYKGKKVLEPSGIGFVLSKPKVSLTQFTIAAADSSTKDETWKPVWGEVSQIRNNYKELALMLTDKGTSGIKVLVRFRVFNDGVGFRYEFPQQKALTHFVVADEKTQFALSADHKTFWQPGDYDSNEYLYNTTRLSEVDATTASNKEKDTALKSLIGPNAVQTPLLFKTGDGLYISLYEAALINYPVMHLQLDKKKLTLTSQLVPDAVGNKAYLQTPAQTPWRTIIVSDKATDILASKLILNLNEPSTIADPSWIKPQKFVGMWWEMHIGKATWEKAGGKHGANTQNVKKYIDFAAKYGFDGVLVEGWNVGWEDWFGNWKENVFDFVTPYPDYNLDSLTAYAQSKGVRIIMHHETSGSVTNYERRMDAAFQYMVKEGINTVKTGYVGRIIPRGEHHDGQWMVGHYERVAEKAAQYKIMIDSHESAHPTGLHRTYPNWMASEAARGSEFNNAPTLGITPEHTTILPFTRMLGGPMDFTPGLFRFKLNQFDSTRTTRVRTTLAKQLALYITLYSPLQMAADLPENYEKHLDAFQFIRDVPVDWDDTKIIAAEPGDYLIIARKTKGKNSWFLGAITDENSRDISIDFDFLEPGQAYEAIIYRDAATADWFANPEAYKIETIPVNSKTRLPIHLAKGGGCAIQMKTK encoded by the coding sequence ATGCTATCAATCCGCTATTTGCTTGCTGCTTTTGCACTTGCTAGTCCACTATCGCTGTTTGCACAGCAGCCTATTTCAGTTTCCTCGCCCGATAAATCCATTACTGTTTCTGTTAGTAGTAACCCGACTGGCAATGTATTATATCGGGTTTCGTATAAAGGCAAGAAAGTGCTTGAGCCATCGGGGATAGGCTTTGTTCTCAGCAAACCCAAGGTATCCCTAACACAATTCACAATTGCAGCTGCGGATTCATCAACAAAAGATGAAACCTGGAAGCCTGTTTGGGGTGAAGTCAGTCAGATTCGCAACAACTATAAGGAGCTAGCGCTTATGTTGACTGATAAAGGCACTTCGGGCATCAAAGTATTAGTTCGCTTTCGGGTGTTTAATGATGGGGTTGGTTTCCGCTACGAGTTTCCGCAACAAAAGGCGCTAACCCATTTCGTTGTAGCCGATGAGAAAACACAGTTTGCGCTATCCGCCGACCATAAAACCTTCTGGCAACCTGGCGATTACGACTCCAACGAATACCTATACAATACTACCCGACTGAGTGAAGTCGATGCGACCACGGCCTCAAACAAAGAGAAGGACACGGCTCTAAAATCGCTCATTGGCCCCAATGCGGTCCAGACTCCACTACTCTTTAAAACGGGCGATGGCCTATATATCAGCCTGTATGAAGCAGCCTTGATCAACTATCCAGTCATGCATCTGCAACTAGACAAGAAAAAATTGACGCTCACTTCACAATTGGTACCCGACGCCGTTGGCAACAAAGCCTATTTGCAAACACCTGCTCAAACGCCCTGGCGGACCATTATTGTCAGCGATAAAGCCACCGACATACTAGCCTCCAAACTCATTCTGAACCTGAATGAACCCTCAACCATTGCCGATCCTTCCTGGATAAAGCCCCAGAAATTTGTGGGCATGTGGTGGGAGATGCACATCGGGAAAGCAACCTGGGAAAAAGCGGGTGGCAAACACGGAGCCAATACCCAGAACGTGAAAAAGTATATCGACTTTGCTGCGAAATACGGTTTCGATGGTGTGCTGGTAGAAGGCTGGAACGTGGGCTGGGAAGACTGGTTTGGCAACTGGAAAGAGAATGTTTTCGATTTCGTAACCCCCTACCCCGATTATAACCTCGATTCGTTGACAGCCTATGCCCAATCAAAAGGCGTTCGCATTATCATGCACCACGAAACGTCGGGCTCGGTCACCAATTATGAACGCCGGATGGATGCGGCCTTTCAGTACATGGTGAAAGAAGGCATCAATACGGTGAAAACGGGCTACGTGGGCCGGATCATTCCACGGGGCGAACACCACGACGGGCAATGGATGGTTGGGCATTATGAGCGCGTGGCCGAAAAAGCCGCTCAGTACAAGATCATGATCGACTCCCACGAATCGGCGCACCCAACCGGCTTGCACCGTACCTATCCGAATTGGATGGCAAGCGAAGCTGCACGGGGAAGCGAATTCAACAACGCGCCTACCCTCGGTATTACGCCCGAACACACGACAATTCTGCCCTTCACCCGGATGCTAGGTGGCCCAATGGACTTTACGCCCGGCCTGTTTCGCTTTAAGTTAAACCAGTTCGATAGCACCCGAACGACACGAGTTCGAACAACGCTGGCGAAACAGTTAGCGTTGTATATCACGCTCTACAGCCCGCTGCAAATGGCCGCTGATTTACCCGAAAACTACGAGAAACACTTGGATGCATTTCAGTTTATCCGCGACGTACCCGTCGATTGGGACGATACTAAAATCATAGCCGCAGAACCAGGTGACTACCTAATCATTGCCCGAAAAACCAAAGGAAAAAATAGCTGGTTTTTGGGTGCTATTACGGACGAAAACAGCCGCGACATCTCCATTGATTTTGATTTTCTGGAACCCGGACAAGCCTACGAAGCCATTATCTATCGGGATGCCGCTACGGCTGATTGGTTTGCCAATCCAGAAGCCTATAAAATTGAGACGATCCCGGTGAATAGTAAAACAAGGTTGCCTATCCATCTGGCTAAAGGAGGTGGCTGCGCCATTCAGATGAAGACGAAATAA
- the fbp gene encoding class 1 fructose-bisphosphatase, with product MDVQQIDITASHPLALPVGVTLDRYIMHRQTAFPYATGELSQLLRDIALAGKIIHREVNRAGLIDLTGGMGIQNVQGESQQKLDMIANIRFKRALTNGGEACAIISEEEEDIIYTGNNNGKYVVAMDPLDGSSNIDVNVSIGTIFSIYRRVTPIGSEPTLDDFLQGGRRQVAAGYILYGSSTIMVYTTGHSVNGFTYDASLGEYILSHPDIHSPCTGQIYSCNDGNLESYEDGVQEYLTDCRKKQYTARYIGSLVADFHRNLLKGGIYLYPPTQKSPDGKLRLLYEAFPLAFLAEKAGCLATSGRQSILDIKPRSLHQRTPLYIGAPVMVDSLVGLLK from the coding sequence ATGGACGTGCAACAAATCGACATTACGGCTTCCCACCCACTGGCTCTGCCTGTTGGCGTGACTCTCGACCGGTACATCATGCACCGGCAAACTGCTTTTCCCTATGCTACAGGGGAGCTTTCTCAATTACTGCGCGACATTGCGTTGGCCGGTAAAATCATTCACCGCGAGGTCAACCGAGCGGGTCTGATCGACCTGACAGGCGGCATGGGCATTCAGAATGTACAGGGTGAAAGCCAGCAAAAACTGGATATGATTGCGAATATCCGGTTCAAACGGGCGCTGACTAACGGTGGAGAAGCCTGCGCCATTATTTCGGAAGAAGAGGAAGATATTATTTATACGGGTAATAATAATGGTAAATATGTGGTGGCTATGGACCCGTTGGATGGCTCATCGAACATCGACGTAAACGTATCCATCGGCACCATTTTCTCCATTTACCGACGTGTAACACCTATCGGTTCGGAACCAACACTGGATGATTTTCTGCAAGGTGGCCGTCGGCAGGTGGCGGCTGGTTATATTCTCTATGGCTCATCGACCATCATGGTGTACACAACTGGTCATAGTGTGAATGGATTTACGTACGATGCGTCGTTGGGCGAATACATTCTGTCGCACCCCGACATTCATAGTCCTTGCACAGGTCAGATTTATTCTTGTAATGATGGTAATCTAGAAAGCTATGAAGATGGCGTTCAGGAGTATCTGACCGATTGCCGAAAAAAGCAATATACAGCCCGTTATATCGGCTCGTTAGTCGCTGATTTTCACCGAAATCTGCTTAAAGGAGGAATTTATTTATATCCGCCAACCCAAAAGAGTCCGGACGGCAAACTCCGCTTGCTTTATGAAGCTTTTCCACTGGCATTTCTGGCTGAAAAAGCAGGTTGTCTGGCCACATCGGGTCGTCAGTCCATCCTCGACATCAAGCCCCGTAGTTTGCACCAACGGACGCCCTTGTACATTGGTGCTCCCGTGATGGTCGATAGTTTGGTTGGGTTGTTGAAATAG
- a CDS encoding MFS transporter encodes MNKPIGNYRWTIVALLFFATTINYLDRQVVGLLKPTLEKEFNWSELDYSRIVQVFSAAYAVGLLIFGRIIDRIGTKVGYTVAIIFWSIAAMAHALATSTVGFIFARIGLGLGEAGNFPAAIKTVAEWFPKKERALATGIFNSGANIGAVVAPILVPWILGIWGWQMAFIVTGAVGFIWLVFWYVGYEIPAKQAKLSKAEFDYIHSDNETTPDAVADHGAPVSWSLLLGKRQTWSFVFGKMLTDPIWWFFLFWLQDYFATTFHLDTKKPNLYLAVLYTLVSIGSIGGGYLSSALISRGWSVWKARKTAMFIFALLVLPVMAVRFGPGIWGAVALIGLAGAAHQAWSANIFTTASDMFPKRAVSSVVGIGSMAGSIGGIIFPEIVGRILDSYKKAGDVQSGYGIIFLMCGSAYMLAWLVMHFLTPKMQPVQLETPESEPVS; translated from the coding sequence ATGAATAAACCAATAGGAAACTACCGCTGGACGATTGTAGCGCTGTTGTTCTTCGCTACAACCATTAACTACCTCGACCGGCAGGTGGTTGGTCTCCTGAAACCTACGCTGGAAAAAGAATTTAACTGGTCAGAACTGGACTATAGCCGCATTGTGCAGGTTTTTTCGGCCGCATATGCCGTTGGATTGCTGATTTTTGGGCGAATTATTGACCGAATAGGCACAAAAGTTGGCTATACGGTTGCCATCATTTTCTGGAGTATTGCGGCTATGGCGCATGCACTGGCAACCAGTACAGTTGGCTTTATCTTCGCCCGTATTGGGCTGGGCCTTGGTGAGGCTGGTAATTTCCCGGCTGCCATTAAAACCGTTGCCGAATGGTTTCCTAAAAAAGAACGGGCGCTCGCAACGGGGATTTTTAACTCAGGAGCTAATATTGGGGCCGTGGTTGCCCCTATTCTGGTTCCCTGGATTCTGGGTATCTGGGGTTGGCAAATGGCCTTTATCGTGACAGGAGCCGTGGGCTTTATCTGGCTTGTTTTCTGGTATGTTGGCTACGAAATTCCCGCCAAGCAGGCTAAACTTTCCAAAGCCGAATTTGATTACATCCACAGCGATAACGAAACAACGCCCGATGCCGTTGCGGATCATGGTGCACCTGTTTCCTGGAGTTTATTACTGGGCAAGCGTCAAACCTGGTCGTTTGTGTTCGGTAAAATGCTGACTGACCCCATCTGGTGGTTCTTCTTATTCTGGCTACAGGATTACTTCGCAACGACATTCCATCTCGATACAAAGAAACCGAATCTGTATCTGGCAGTCCTCTACACGCTGGTCAGCATTGGTAGTATTGGCGGTGGTTATTTGTCGTCGGCACTGATTAGCCGAGGCTGGAGTGTCTGGAAAGCCCGCAAAACAGCGATGTTCATTTTCGCCTTGCTGGTTTTACCCGTTATGGCTGTGCGTTTTGGTCCGGGCATTTGGGGGGCCGTAGCCTTGATCGGGCTGGCGGGCGCTGCTCACCAGGCATGGAGTGCCAACATCTTCACCACGGCTTCTGATATGTTTCCGAAACGGGCGGTTAGCTCCGTTGTAGGTATCGGCAGTATGGCCGGTTCGATTGGTGGCATTATTTTCCCGGAAATTGTTGGCCGAATTCTGGACAGCTACAAAAAAGCGGGTGATGTACAAAGCGGGTACGGCATCATCTTCCTGATGTGCGGTTCGGCTTATATGCTTGCCTGGCTCGTCATGCATTTTCTAACACCGAAGATGCAACCCGTTCAGCTGGAGACGCCTGAATCAGAACCGGTTAGCTAA
- a CDS encoding bifunctional 4-hydroxy-2-oxoglutarate aldolase/2-dehydro-3-deoxy-phosphogluconate aldolase, with translation MPVFSPEKILDLVINHPIVPVFYHPDVDHSQAIVQACYDGGLRVFEFTNRGDKALAVFTQLVSYVRANCPEMAMGIGTILTADDAKKFIAAGADFVVQPVTTPTVGDVCRNHGVPWMPAGSTLNEIYQATLLGANLVKVFPGNVVGPGFIKAIKGPMPSLKLMVTGGVEPTSESLNAWFKAGVTAVGIGSQLFSGDSADPSALRDRVASLVQIVTPFIPKSA, from the coding sequence ATGCCCGTATTCTCGCCCGAAAAAATCCTTGACCTGGTTATCAACCACCCAATTGTACCCGTCTTTTACCATCCCGACGTCGACCATTCACAAGCTATTGTGCAAGCTTGTTACGATGGAGGTCTGCGCGTTTTTGAGTTCACCAACCGGGGCGATAAAGCACTGGCTGTTTTTACCCAATTAGTAAGCTACGTACGGGCAAACTGCCCCGAAATGGCGATGGGCATTGGTACAATTCTGACAGCTGATGACGCTAAAAAATTCATCGCTGCGGGTGCCGACTTCGTGGTGCAGCCCGTTACGACTCCAACCGTTGGCGATGTCTGCCGGAATCATGGAGTACCCTGGATGCCAGCCGGTTCTACACTAAATGAAATTTACCAGGCCACCTTATTGGGTGCTAATCTGGTGAAAGTGTTTCCGGGCAATGTAGTTGGTCCTGGTTTTATTAAAGCCATCAAAGGCCCAATGCCTTCGCTCAAACTCATGGTAACGGGGGGCGTTGAACCCACTAGCGAAAGCCTGAATGCCTGGTTCAAAGCGGGCGTTACGGCAGTCGGTATCGGTTCACAGTTATTCTCCGGCGACAGTGCCGATCCATCGGCCTTACGTGATCGTGTGGCTTCATTAGTCCAGATTGTTACACCCTTTATTCCTAAATCCGCATGA
- a CDS encoding sugar kinase, producing MTKVCCFGELLLRFSPVANGEWIRQTAMPVFVGGAELNVATALANWDVPVKYSTVLPENSLADDIIGYVSDKGIDPSGIVRFGQRVGSYYLPQGSDLKNAGVIYDRAHSSFSELAVGKVDWEAVLQDTSWLHVSAISPALNADVAAACQELVAVASSKGITVSIDLNYRARLWQYGKAPAEIMPGIVQYCDVVMGNIWAANSLLGIPVDPEVHSRDQKDEYLEHSLATAEAIQRQFPRCKVVANTFRFDTPPTGLRYYTTLYTHGQQYVSSELLTDSVVDRVGSGDCFMAGLIYGLYNQHNPQAVVDFAAAAAFGKLQELGDATGQSVADIMKRQQNSIRFLV from the coding sequence ATGACTAAAGTCTGCTGCTTCGGCGAATTATTATTACGATTTTCTCCAGTTGCTAATGGCGAATGGATTCGGCAAACAGCCATGCCTGTATTTGTGGGAGGGGCTGAGCTGAATGTAGCAACCGCGTTAGCCAACTGGGATGTCCCGGTTAAGTACAGCACAGTATTGCCCGAAAACTCGCTGGCCGATGATATTATCGGGTACGTGTCCGACAAAGGCATCGACCCATCGGGTATCGTTCGATTTGGTCAACGCGTTGGAAGTTATTACTTGCCACAGGGCAGCGACCTCAAAAACGCGGGTGTCATTTACGACCGGGCACATTCGTCTTTTTCAGAATTAGCGGTTGGCAAAGTTGATTGGGAAGCCGTCTTGCAAGACACAAGCTGGCTTCACGTCAGCGCCATCAGTCCAGCCCTAAATGCCGATGTAGCCGCAGCCTGTCAGGAATTGGTTGCTGTGGCTTCGTCGAAAGGTATTACCGTATCGATTGACCTGAATTATCGGGCACGACTCTGGCAATACGGTAAGGCTCCTGCCGAAATCATGCCGGGCATAGTCCAGTACTGCGATGTCGTGATGGGAAACATCTGGGCGGCTAATTCGCTATTAGGTATTCCCGTTGATCCAGAAGTTCATAGTAGAGACCAAAAGGACGAGTACCTGGAGCATTCACTGGCAACGGCAGAAGCGATTCAACGGCAATTCCCACGCTGTAAAGTTGTTGCCAACACGTTTCGATTCGATACACCACCAACTGGCCTTCGGTACTATACGACCCTTTATACCCACGGTCAGCAGTACGTTTCGTCCGAATTGCTAACCGATTCGGTGGTTGACCGGGTGGGTAGTGGCGATTGCTTTATGGCAGGACTCATTTATGGCCTCTATAACCAACACAATCCGCAGGCCGTGGTCGATTTTGCCGCTGCCGCTGCTTTTGGTAAGTTGCAGGAACTTGGCGATGCGACTGGCCAGTCGGTAGCCGACATCATGAAACGACAACAGAATAGTATTCGGTTTTTGGTTTGA
- the uxaC gene encoding glucuronate isomerase codes for MKKPFLNENFLLQTETAQQLYHEFAKPMPIIDYHCHLPPDQIAENKQFENLTQIWLYGDHYKWRAMRSNGVNESYCTGNQPDFAKFQKWAETVPYTLRNPLYHWTHLELQRYFGITETLNGKNARQIYDACTEQLQSPDFSVRNLLRRMNVETVCTTDDPVDSLENHQKLADERSVDTGFEIGVLPTFRPDKAMAVEDTAVFNQYVGRLEAASNLSISTFADFLAALRQRHDYFAAMGCKLSDHGLEQIYAEEYSDGEINVIFDKIRSGDDLTHLEVLKFKSAMLVHLAEMDWEKGWTQQFHLGALRNNNSRMLRQLGPDTGWDSIGDFAQARALSRFLDRLDTNDKLAKTILYNLNPNDNELIATMIGNFNDGSVAGKVQFGSGWWFLDQKEGMERQINALSNMGLLSRFVGMLTDSRSFLSYPRHEYFRRILCNMLGNDIENGELPDDIDWTGQVVQNICYGNAKTYFGFSNKPMSLAV; via the coding sequence ATGAAAAAGCCCTTTCTAAACGAAAACTTTTTGCTGCAAACCGAAACAGCGCAGCAGCTTTATCACGAGTTTGCCAAGCCGATGCCTATCATCGACTATCACTGCCATCTTCCGCCCGATCAGATCGCGGAGAATAAACAGTTTGAGAACCTGACGCAAATCTGGCTCTACGGCGACCATTACAAATGGCGGGCTATGCGGTCGAATGGCGTGAACGAAAGCTACTGCACGGGAAATCAGCCAGATTTTGCCAAGTTTCAGAAATGGGCCGAAACTGTACCGTATACCCTTCGAAACCCGCTCTACCACTGGACGCACCTGGAATTACAGCGGTATTTTGGAATTACCGAAACGCTCAACGGCAAAAATGCCCGCCAGATTTACGATGCCTGCACCGAACAACTGCAGTCGCCGGATTTTTCGGTTCGGAATCTGCTGCGCCGGATGAACGTTGAAACCGTTTGTACGACTGATGATCCTGTCGATTCACTGGAAAATCATCAAAAACTGGCTGACGAACGGTCCGTCGATACGGGTTTCGAGATCGGTGTCCTGCCAACCTTCCGGCCCGACAAAGCGATGGCGGTCGAAGATACGGCGGTATTCAACCAATACGTGGGGCGATTAGAAGCAGCCAGCAACCTGTCGATCAGCACCTTCGCTGATTTTCTGGCTGCCCTGCGCCAACGACACGATTATTTTGCAGCAATGGGCTGCAAACTCTCGGATCACGGTCTGGAGCAGATTTACGCGGAAGAGTATTCCGACGGTGAAATCAACGTTATTTTCGACAAAATTCGCTCGGGAGATGATCTGACCCATTTAGAAGTACTGAAGTTTAAATCGGCTATGCTTGTGCATCTGGCTGAGATGGATTGGGAGAAAGGCTGGACACAACAGTTTCACCTGGGCGCTCTCCGCAACAACAATAGCCGGATGCTTCGGCAGCTTGGCCCCGATACGGGTTGGGACAGCATCGGCGATTTTGCACAGGCACGCGCCCTCTCCCGTTTCCTCGATCGGCTGGATACGAACGACAAGTTGGCCAAGACAATTTTGTACAACCTCAACCCCAACGATAACGAACTTATTGCTACCATGATTGGTAACTTTAATGATGGGTCGGTGGCAGGAAAAGTACAATTTGGCTCTGGCTGGTGGTTTTTGGACCAGAAAGAGGGTATGGAGCGACAAATCAATGCTCTTTCCAATATGGGCCTGCTCAGTCGCTTTGTAGGTATGCTGACCGATTCGCGCTCGTTCCTGTCGTACCCACGGCACGAGTATTTCCGCCGGATTCTGTGCAACATGCTCGGCAACGACATTGAAAACGGTGAACTTCCCGACGACATCGACTGGACCGGTCAGGTTGTGCAGAACATCTGCTATGGCAACGCTAAAACCTATTTTGGCTTCAGCAATAAGCCGATGTCGCTGGCGGTTTGA
- a CDS encoding UxaA family hydrolase — protein sequence MKQNVLKIHPNDSVLVALTDLEPGERVQNDGNSLIVTEAIPAKHKLAIQAFEPGDSITMYGVLVGKAKHAIPAGGRLTTFNVQHATNSYDLHAAAYQWTAPAVDQWQNQTFMGYHRSDGSVGTGNYWLVIPLVFCENRNIQVLEDALVNDLGYGRKKSYQRQTEELKALVQAGRTVEEVLQADLQTAEQSLNGQLRLFPNVDGVKFLIHDGGCGGTRQDAQALCGMLAGYVTHPNVAGATILSLGCQNAQVSMLQEEIQKRSPQFDKPFFVLEQQTIGTEESLISQALRQTFAGLMQANTTVRKPAPLSKLVIGLECGGSDGFSGISANPAVGHASDLMVALGGTVILSEFPELCGVEQELCDRAVDAETASRFRELMNTYAQRAQEVGSGFDMNPSPGNIRDGLITDAMKSAGASKKGGSSPVVAVLDYPEPVRKPGLNLLCTPGNDVESTTAEVASGATVVLFTTGLGTPTGNPITPVIKIASNTTLANRMPDIIDINTGTIIDGEETIQQAGERILEHIIRVASGDLEIAAVRHGQDDFIPWKRGVSL from the coding sequence ATGAAACAGAACGTTTTAAAAATACACCCTAACGACTCCGTGCTCGTTGCGCTTACCGATTTAGAACCGGGCGAACGAGTGCAAAACGATGGCAACTCTTTAATCGTTACAGAAGCGATTCCGGCCAAACACAAACTAGCCATTCAGGCGTTTGAGCCCGGCGATTCCATCACCATGTACGGTGTACTCGTTGGAAAAGCTAAACACGCTATTCCCGCCGGAGGTCGACTCACTACCTTCAACGTACAGCATGCGACCAATAGCTACGACCTTCATGCGGCTGCGTATCAATGGACAGCGCCTGCCGTTGATCAGTGGCAGAACCAGACGTTCATGGGTTATCACCGTTCTGACGGAAGCGTAGGAACGGGCAACTACTGGCTTGTAATTCCACTGGTTTTCTGCGAAAATCGGAACATTCAGGTACTGGAAGATGCCTTAGTTAACGACCTCGGTTATGGCCGCAAGAAATCCTATCAGCGGCAAACGGAGGAATTGAAGGCGTTGGTTCAGGCCGGTCGTACTGTTGAAGAGGTGCTACAAGCCGATTTACAAACCGCAGAACAGTCGCTCAATGGGCAATTACGGCTCTTCCCTAACGTCGATGGTGTAAAATTTCTCATACATGATGGCGGTTGCGGAGGTACCCGGCAAGATGCCCAGGCGCTCTGTGGTATGCTGGCCGGATACGTCACTCACCCCAACGTAGCAGGTGCAACCATCCTCAGCCTGGGTTGCCAGAATGCGCAGGTGAGCATGTTGCAGGAAGAAATTCAAAAACGGAGTCCACAGTTCGACAAGCCGTTCTTCGTCCTTGAACAACAGACTATTGGCACCGAAGAATCGCTGATTAGTCAGGCCCTCCGGCAGACATTCGCTGGGCTCATGCAGGCCAATACAACTGTCCGAAAACCAGCTCCACTAAGCAAACTGGTCATTGGACTGGAATGCGGTGGATCGGATGGTTTTTCGGGAATTTCGGCTAACCCTGCTGTGGGTCACGCTTCCGATTTGATGGTTGCATTGGGAGGAACGGTTATCCTATCAGAATTCCCTGAACTTTGCGGAGTTGAACAGGAACTGTGCGACCGAGCCGTTGATGCCGAAACCGCCAGTCGTTTCCGCGAATTGATGAACACCTACGCCCAACGAGCCCAGGAAGTAGGATCAGGTTTCGATATGAACCCATCGCCGGGAAACATCCGCGACGGTCTGATTACCGACGCCATGAAATCGGCGGGAGCATCTAAAAAAGGAGGTAGTTCACCGGTCGTGGCCGTGCTCGATTACCCCGAACCCGTTCGCAAACCGGGCCTTAATTTACTCTGCACACCCGGCAACGATGTCGAATCGACCACAGCCGAGGTGGCTTCAGGCGCAACGGTCGTGCTATTTACAACGGGATTAGGTACGCCAACGGGCAATCCAATTACGCCCGTCATTAAAATAGCGAGCAATACCACTTTAGCGAACCGGATGCCCGATATTATTGACATCAATACAGGTACAATTATTGATGGCGAGGAAACCATTCAGCAGGCAGGCGAGCGCATTCTGGAACACATTATCCGCGTAGCCAGCGGTGACCTGGAAATAGCCGCCGTCCGTCACGGTCAGGATGATTTCATTCCCTGGAAACGGGGGGTTTCCCTTTAA
- a CDS encoding tagaturonate reductase: MNSLSLQLLPLLQSSTDVSLPTDQLLHLPERVLQFGTGVLLRGLPDYLIDKANRQGIFNGRIVVVKSTDGGDMSAFARQDNLYTLCIRGIENKKLVEENVICSAISRVLSAKQQWDEILQVATSPDLQIVISNTTEVGIQLVQDDIRQSSPESFPGKLLAVLYARYEAFNGDPTKGLVIVPTELIPNNGTKLAAILLELANQNGLEEAFIHWLTTANTCCNSLVDRIVPGRPDAATYTAISEQLGYQDELLTVSEVYRLWAIEGDEHVQEVLSFHQADENIFIRPNIDQFRELKLRLLNGTHTLSCGLAYLSGFETVREAMDDEVLSAFVSSVMLAELIPGIPYTVDDKIAQRFGFHVLDRFRNPFIEHRWIAITMQYSAKMQMRNIPTLLHYYKQLNVTPRYIALGFAAYLLFMRASSQQDGVWYGERDGQKYPIQDAQAGYFADLWARLNPQDLTNAVLQNTNLWDADLTQLPGFADSVANHLTQMVNSSVLATVAAHFDHIETVTK, encoded by the coding sequence ATGAATTCCTTATCCCTGCAGTTGCTACCGCTGCTTCAATCCAGCACCGATGTCAGTCTTCCAACCGATCAACTCCTGCATTTACCTGAGCGCGTATTGCAATTTGGCACAGGGGTTCTGTTGCGCGGTTTACCCGATTATTTAATCGACAAAGCGAACCGTCAGGGTATTTTTAATGGCCGAATCGTAGTCGTAAAATCAACGGACGGGGGTGATATGTCGGCCTTTGCCCGGCAGGATAATTTATATACGCTCTGCATTCGGGGAATTGAAAATAAGAAACTCGTTGAAGAAAATGTCATTTGCTCAGCCATTAGCCGTGTGTTATCGGCCAAACAGCAGTGGGATGAGATTCTACAGGTGGCCACCAGCCCTGACTTACAGATCGTGATTTCCAATACGACCGAGGTTGGTATTCAGCTGGTTCAGGACGATATTCGACAGTCGTCGCCGGAATCGTTTCCGGGCAAATTACTGGCCGTTTTGTATGCCCGCTATGAGGCATTTAACGGCGACCCAACCAAAGGGCTTGTCATCGTTCCTACCGAACTTATTCCGAATAATGGCACCAAACTAGCCGCTATTTTACTGGAACTAGCAAATCAGAATGGACTGGAAGAAGCATTTATCCACTGGCTCACCACAGCCAATACCTGCTGCAATTCGCTGGTTGATCGCATTGTGCCCGGCCGACCCGATGCAGCCACCTATACGGCGATTAGTGAACAACTTGGTTATCAGGATGAATTGTTAACCGTTTCGGAAGTGTACCGACTCTGGGCTATCGAGGGTGATGAGCACGTACAAGAGGTGCTATCGTTCCATCAGGCCGACGAGAATATTTTCATCCGACCTAACATCGACCAGTTTCGCGAACTGAAATTACGACTGCTCAACGGCACGCACACATTAAGCTGTGGACTGGCTTATCTGAGTGGCTTCGAAACGGTTCGGGAAGCGATGGACGATGAGGTTTTGTCGGCTTTCGTTAGCAGTGTCATGCTGGCCGAACTGATTCCGGGCATCCCCTATACTGTCGACGATAAAATCGCTCAACGCTTTGGCTTTCACGTACTTGATCGCTTCCGTAACCCATTCATTGAACATCGTTGGATAGCCATCACCATGCAATATTCGGCGAAGATGCAGATGCGGAATATTCCAACGTTGCTTCATTATTACAAGCAATTGAACGTTACACCCCGCTACATAGCCTTAGGCTTTGCCGCCTATCTGCTGTTTATGCGGGCTAGCTCGCAACAGGATGGCGTGTGGTATGGTGAGCGCGATGGACAGAAATACCCGATTCAGGATGCTCAGGCTGGTTATTTTGCCGACTTGTGGGCACGCCTGAATCCGCAGGACTTAACCAATGCGGTGCTACAAAATACCAACTTGTGGGATGCTGATTTAACGCAGTTACCGGGCTTTGCCGATTCGGTAGCGAATCATTTGACGCAAATGGTCAACTCGAGTGTATTAGCGACAGTAGCTGCCCATTTCGATCACATTGAAACCGTAACAAAATGA